The following coding sequences are from one Niveibacterium umoris window:
- a CDS encoding DUF2909 domain-containing protein, producing the protein MRFVVLVFLLLIAASLASAFGFLLKDRGEGRRTAVALSIRVGLSITLFLLLMASYRFGLIDGRL; encoded by the coding sequence ATGCGCTTCGTGGTACTCGTGTTTCTGCTGCTGATTGCTGCCAGTCTGGCTTCTGCGTTTGGCTTCCTGCTCAAGGACCGCGGCGAAGGGCGGCGTACTGCGGTGGCGCTGTCGATTCGCGTCGGCCTGTCGATCACCCTGTTCCTGCTGCTGATGGCGAGCTACCGCTTCGGACTGATCGACGGCAGGCTCTGA
- a CDS encoding cytochrome c oxidase subunit 3 — MSSTFEKYFVPEPSHFPIFGSAALLLIGSGAAMWLNRVSPGSWMVAAGFATLIYMLFGWFGQVIRESEGGKYGKQVDKSFRWSMGWFIFSEVMFFAAFFGVLFYVRVLAIPELSEGKSAMLWEGFQRAWPSGGPLVEEAFSPMHAWGIPAINTLILLTSGATLTWAHWGLLKGARGQLINGLALTVLLGVIFLGLQAYEYSHAYHEMNLKLSSGIYGSTFFMLTGFHGMHVTIGATMLTVILVRCLKGHFTAERHFAFEAVAWYWHFVDVVWLFLFVVVYWL; from the coding sequence ATGAGCTCCACGTTCGAAAAGTATTTCGTCCCGGAACCGTCGCACTTCCCGATCTTTGGGTCGGCGGCGCTGCTGCTTATCGGCAGCGGTGCAGCGATGTGGCTCAACCGCGTCTCGCCGGGCTCATGGATGGTCGCGGCGGGCTTCGCGACGCTGATCTACATGCTGTTCGGCTGGTTCGGGCAGGTCATCCGCGAATCGGAAGGCGGCAAGTACGGCAAGCAGGTGGACAAGTCCTTCCGCTGGAGCATGGGCTGGTTCATCTTCTCGGAGGTGATGTTCTTCGCGGCATTCTTCGGCGTGCTGTTCTACGTCCGGGTGCTGGCGATACCGGAACTCTCCGAAGGCAAATCAGCAATGCTGTGGGAGGGTTTTCAGCGTGCCTGGCCGTCCGGCGGCCCGCTGGTGGAAGAAGCGTTCTCGCCAATGCATGCGTGGGGCATTCCCGCGATCAATACGCTGATCCTGCTGACGTCGGGCGCCACGCTGACGTGGGCGCACTGGGGCCTGCTCAAGGGCGCGCGCGGCCAGCTCATCAACGGCCTCGCCCTGACGGTATTGCTCGGGGTGATCTTCCTCGGGCTGCAGGCCTACGAATACAGCCATGCCTACCACGAGATGAACCTGAAGCTGTCGAGCGGCATCTACGGCTCGACCTTCTTCATGCTCACCGGCTTCCACGGCATGCATGTGACGATCGGCGCGACGATGCTCACCGTGATTCTGGTGCGCTGCCTCAAGGGCCATTTCACCGCCGAAAGGCACTTTGCCTTCGAAGCGGTGGCCTGGTACTGGCACTTCGTCGACGTCGTGTGGCTGTTCCTGTTCGTCGTGGTGTATTGGCTGTGA
- a CDS encoding DUF2970 domain-containing protein: MSEPDRASFVATLRAVLWSFIGVRKRRDYQQDSTTLNPVAVVVAGLIAGVIFVLSLVFVVHWVTASS; encoded by the coding sequence GTGAGCGAGCCGGACCGGGCGAGCTTCGTCGCCACGCTGCGTGCCGTGCTGTGGTCCTTCATCGGCGTGCGCAAGCGGCGCGACTACCAGCAGGATTCGACGACGCTCAACCCGGTGGCGGTCGTTGTGGCGGGTCTGATAGCGGGTGTGATTTTCGTATTGAGCTTGGTATTCGTGGTGCATTGGGTAACGGCGTCGTCTTGA
- a CDS encoding cytochrome c oxidase assembly protein, translated as MSVAARALDNRRLLVRLTIAAIVMFGFGFLLVPFYKTICEISGVNRLLSADTPAANTQVDVTRLVAMEFDANAHAVPWRFTPERASLDIHPGALVRVNYVLENTTDRAIVGQAVPSYGPRFAAQYVKKLDCFCFRQQKLAPRERRVMPVVFVVDPSLPADVKTVTLSYTFFEIEGATRAANEDGARG; from the coding sequence ATGAGTGTCGCCGCCCGAGCGCTCGACAATCGCCGCCTGCTGGTGAGACTCACCATTGCGGCGATCGTGATGTTCGGCTTCGGCTTCCTGCTGGTGCCGTTCTACAAGACGATCTGCGAAATCAGCGGCGTCAATCGGCTCTTGAGCGCCGACACGCCGGCCGCCAACACGCAGGTCGATGTCACACGTCTCGTGGCGATGGAATTCGACGCGAACGCCCACGCGGTGCCGTGGCGCTTCACGCCGGAACGCGCGAGTCTCGACATCCACCCGGGGGCTTTGGTGCGCGTGAACTACGTGCTTGAGAACACGACCGATCGCGCGATCGTCGGACAGGCGGTCCCCAGCTACGGCCCGCGTTTTGCCGCGCAGTATGTGAAGAAGCTCGATTGCTTCTGTTTCCGGCAGCAGAAGCTGGCGCCGCGAGAACGTCGCGTGATGCCCGTGGTATTCGTGGTCGACCCGTCGCTGCCTGCGGATGTGAAGACGGTGACGCTCTCCTACACGTTCTTCGAGATCGAAGGGGCGACCCGCGCCGCCAATGAAGATGGAGCCCGTGGGTGA
- a CDS encoding cytochrome oxidase small assembly protein has translation MDRKSALRNNRRTALTLGAVAVAFFVAALLKQWLVLHG, from the coding sequence ATGGACCGCAAGAGTGCCCTTCGCAACAATCGGCGCACCGCGCTGACGCTCGGTGCGGTGGCCGTCGCATTCTTCGTGGCGGCCCTGCTGAAGCAATGGCTGGTACTGCACGGATGA
- the ctaD gene encoding cytochrome c oxidase subunit I, producing MSAVPHGLEHGHDHHQPSGLMRWITTTNHKDIGTMYLIFSFIMFLSGGVMALTIRAELFQPGLQVVQPEFFNQLTTMHGLVMVFGAIMPAFVGFANWQIPLMIGASDMAFARMNNWSFWLLPPAALLLVGSFFVPGGATAAGWTLYAPLSIQMGMGMDMAIFAVHIMGISSIMGAINIVVTVLNMRAPGMTLMKMPLFCWTWLITAYLLIAVMPVLAGAVTMILTDRHFGTSFFNAAGGGDPVLYQHVFWFFGHPEVYIMILPAFGIVSQVIPTFARKPLFGYASMVYATASIAILSFVVWAHHMFTTGMPVTGTLFFMYATMLIAVPTGVKVFNWIATMWRGSMTFETPMLFSVGFLFVFTMGGFTGLMCAIAPADIQYQDTYFVVAHFHYVLVAGSLFALFSGAYYWLPKWTGHMYDERLGKVHFWCSIIFFNITFFPMHFLGLAGMPRRIPDYNPMFADFNAMATIGAFGFGFSQLILLYVVIKCVRGGEKAAAKPWEGAEGLEWTVPSPAPYHTFEEPPVVR from the coding sequence ATGAGTGCGGTCCCTCACGGCCTTGAACATGGACATGACCACCATCAGCCGAGCGGCCTGATGCGCTGGATCACGACGACGAACCACAAGGACATCGGCACGATGTACCTGATCTTCAGCTTCATCATGTTCCTCTCCGGGGGCGTGATGGCGCTGACGATCCGTGCCGAGCTCTTCCAGCCGGGCCTGCAGGTGGTGCAGCCGGAATTCTTCAACCAGCTCACCACCATGCACGGGCTGGTGATGGTTTTCGGCGCGATCATGCCGGCCTTCGTCGGCTTCGCGAACTGGCAGATTCCGCTGATGATCGGCGCGAGTGACATGGCCTTCGCGCGCATGAACAACTGGAGCTTCTGGCTGCTGCCACCGGCTGCCCTGCTGCTGGTGGGCTCCTTCTTCGTGCCCGGTGGTGCTACCGCAGCCGGCTGGACGCTCTACGCGCCGCTCTCGATCCAGATGGGCATGGGCATGGACATGGCGATCTTCGCGGTCCACATCATGGGCATCAGCTCGATCATGGGCGCGATCAACATCGTCGTGACGGTGCTGAACATGCGCGCCCCCGGCATGACGCTGATGAAGATGCCGCTGTTCTGCTGGACCTGGCTGATCACCGCCTACCTGCTGATTGCGGTGATGCCGGTGCTGGCCGGCGCAGTCACGATGATCCTCACCGACCGGCATTTCGGCACCAGCTTCTTCAACGCGGCCGGTGGCGGCGACCCGGTGCTCTACCAGCATGTGTTCTGGTTCTTCGGGCACCCCGAGGTCTACATCATGATCCTGCCGGCCTTCGGCATCGTCTCGCAGGTGATCCCGACCTTTGCGCGCAAGCCCCTGTTTGGCTACGCGTCGATGGTGTACGCGACCGCCTCGATCGCGATCCTTTCCTTTGTCGTGTGGGCGCACCACATGTTCACGACCGGCATGCCGGTCACCGGCACGCTGTTCTTCATGTACGCGACGATGCTGATTGCCGTGCCGACGGGCGTGAAGGTGTTCAACTGGATCGCGACGATGTGGCGCGGTTCGATGACCTTCGAGACGCCGATGCTGTTCTCGGTCGGCTTCCTGTTCGTGTTCACGATGGGCGGCTTCACCGGCCTGATGTGCGCCATCGCGCCGGCGGACATCCAGTACCAGGACACCTACTTCGTCGTCGCGCACTTCCACTATGTGCTGGTCGCGGGCTCGCTGTTCGCGCTGTTCTCCGGCGCTTACTACTGGCTGCCGAAGTGGACCGGTCACATGTACGACGAGCGACTCGGCAAAGTGCATTTCTGGTGCTCCATCATCTTCTTCAACATCACCTTCTTCCCGATGCACTTCCTCGGGCTGGCAGGCATGCCGCGCCGCATTCCCGATTACAACCCGATGTTTGCGGACTTCAACGCCATGGCGACGATCGGCGCATTCGGCTTCGGCTTCTCGCAGCTGATCCTGCTCTACGTTGTCATCAAGTGTGTCCGCGGCGGTGAGAAGGCAGCGGCCAAGCCGTGGGAGGGGGCTGAGGGGCTGGAGTGGACCGTGCCATCGCCGGCGCCGTACCACACGTTTGAAGAGCCGCCGGTCGTCCGGTGA
- the coxB gene encoding cytochrome c oxidase subunit II produces the protein MRHTTRAALPFATTFVAFTASASDARYNLQTPVTGIAEQIHGMHMLMLLICLVIFVAVFGVMFWSVFKHRKSKGAVAAHFHENTAVEIAWTVVPVLILLGMAYPATKTVIAMKDTSNPDITIKATGYQWMWGYDYLKGEGEGVRFVSMMSTPREQIEGAAAKGPNYLLEVDNPVVVPVGKKIRILTTANDVIHSWWVPAFGVKQDAIPGFIRDTWFRAEQEGVYRGNCAELCGKEHGFMPIEVHVVSAEKYAEWVAAQKKRMAEQAQPAAPQASANPATAG, from the coding sequence ATGAGGCATACCACTCGCGCAGCGCTTCCCTTTGCGACCACCTTTGTCGCATTCACCGCGTCCGCCAGCGACGCGCGTTACAACCTCCAGACGCCGGTGACCGGCATCGCCGAGCAGATCCACGGCATGCATATGCTGATGCTGCTGATCTGCCTGGTGATCTTTGTCGCCGTGTTCGGCGTGATGTTCTGGTCCGTCTTCAAGCACCGCAAGTCGAAGGGCGCGGTGGCAGCGCACTTTCATGAGAACACTGCGGTCGAGATTGCGTGGACGGTGGTGCCGGTGCTGATTCTCCTCGGCATGGCCTACCCGGCCACCAAGACCGTGATCGCGATGAAGGATACGTCGAACCCCGACATCACCATCAAGGCCACTGGCTACCAGTGGATGTGGGGTTACGACTACCTCAAGGGCGAGGGCGAGGGTGTTCGCTTCGTTTCGATGATGTCGACGCCGCGTGAGCAGATCGAAGGCGCGGCTGCAAAAGGCCCGAACTACCTGCTCGAAGTCGACAACCCGGTGGTGGTGCCGGTCGGCAAGAAGATCCGCATCCTGACCACCGCGAATGACGTCATCCATTCCTGGTGGGTGCCGGCCTTCGGCGTGAAGCAGGACGCGATTCCCGGCTTCATCCGTGACACCTGGTTCCGCGCCGAGCAGGAAGGCGTGTATCGCGGCAATTGCGCCGAACTTTGCGGCAAGGAGCATGGCTTCATGCCGATCGAAGTGCACGTCGTATCTGCAGAGAAGTATGCCGAGTGGGTCGCGGCACAGAAGAAACGCATGGCCGAGCAGGCGCAACCCGCTGCGCCGCAGGCCTCCGCCAATCCGGCAACGGCCGGTTGA
- the mpl gene encoding UDP-N-acetylmuramate:L-alanyl-gamma-D-glutamyl-meso-diaminopimelate ligase: MHIHILGICGTFMGGIALLARAAGHRVTGCDANVYPPMSTQLEAQGIGLIEGYDPAQLDLGADVYVVGNAVSRGNPLLEAILDRGLPYTSGPQWLAEQILPGKWVLAVAGTHGKTTTTSMLTYLLETAGLNPGFLVGGVPEDFGVSARLTDSSFFVIEADEYDTAFCDKRSKFVHYRPRTAILNNLEYDHADIFPDLAAIETQFHHLVRTIPRGGRIVANAAEDSLKRVIARGCWSEIEWFNDAAGWAADEGDSAAEARFALAGAELGSAEVPIAGAHNRANALAAIAAARHVGVRPLDAIAALPAFKGIKRRMEVRGVVNGVTVYDDFAHHPTAIQTTIEGLRRRQPQGRILAVLEPRSNTMKLGTMKDRLAPSLALADFVFCYAHKLGWSPAEALLPLGNKAQTHESLDALVHAAVQESEPGDHILVMSNGGFGGVHQKLLDALAQR, from the coding sequence ATGCACATTCACATTCTCGGGATCTGCGGCACCTTCATGGGAGGTATCGCGTTGCTCGCGCGTGCCGCCGGCCATCGCGTCACTGGCTGCGACGCCAATGTATACCCGCCGATGAGTACACAGCTCGAAGCGCAGGGGATCGGCCTGATCGAAGGCTACGACCCCGCGCAGCTCGATCTGGGGGCGGATGTCTATGTGGTCGGCAATGCGGTCTCGCGGGGGAATCCGCTGCTGGAGGCGATCCTCGATCGCGGCCTGCCCTACACCTCGGGGCCGCAATGGCTCGCCGAACAGATCCTGCCGGGCAAGTGGGTGCTGGCGGTCGCCGGCACGCATGGCAAGACCACGACGACGTCGATGCTGACGTACTTGCTCGAAACCGCGGGGCTCAATCCCGGGTTTCTGGTTGGTGGTGTGCCGGAGGATTTCGGCGTTTCCGCGCGGCTGACCGATTCGTCGTTCTTCGTGATCGAGGCGGATGAGTACGACACCGCTTTCTGCGACAAGCGTTCGAAGTTCGTGCATTACCGGCCGCGTACCGCGATCCTGAACAACCTCGAATACGACCACGCCGACATCTTCCCCGACCTCGCGGCGATCGAAACCCAGTTTCATCATCTGGTGCGGACCATTCCGCGCGGTGGCCGGATCGTCGCCAACGCTGCGGAAGACAGCCTCAAGCGCGTCATCGCGCGCGGTTGCTGGAGCGAGATCGAATGGTTCAACGATGCGGCCGGCTGGGCAGCCGACGAGGGTGATTCGGCGGCCGAGGCCCGCTTTGCGCTGGCGGGTGCCGAGTTGGGTAGCGCAGAGGTGCCCATCGCCGGCGCCCACAACCGCGCCAACGCGTTGGCCGCGATCGCCGCGGCGCGCCACGTCGGTGTCCGGCCGCTGGACGCCATCGCCGCGCTGCCCGCCTTCAAGGGCATCAAGCGCAGGATGGAAGTGCGTGGTGTGGTCAACGGCGTGACCGTCTATGACGACTTTGCACATCATCCGACTGCGATCCAGACCACGATTGAAGGTCTGCGTCGCCGGCAACCGCAAGGGCGCATCCTCGCGGTGCTCGAACCCCGTTCGAACACGATGAAGCTCGGAACCATGAAAGACCGGCTCGCGCCCAGTCTCGCGCTGGCCGACTTCGTCTTCTGCTACGCCCACAAGCTTGGCTGGAGCCCTGCGGAGGCGCTGCTGCCGCTTGGCAACAAGGCGCAAACGCACGAATCACTCGACGCATTGGTGCATGCGGCAGTGCAGGAATCCGAGCCGGGCGATCACATCCTCGTCATGAGTAACGGTGGTTTCGGCGGTGTGCATCAGAAGTTGCTGGACGCGTTGGCGCAGCGCTGA